The following proteins are co-located in the Marinomonas profundi genome:
- a CDS encoding Txe/YoeB family addiction module toxin: MAINRLTSRWMRSLVFEGNTWEAYEAVREKDKRLHRALCKLLKEMLRSDDPSSGLGKPEPLKHNLSGLWSKRISQKDRLIYRFDERSIYIFAIGGHYDQP, from the coding sequence ATGGCTATCAACCGACTGACGAGCAGATGGATGAGATCACTGGTATTTGAAGGCAACACCTGGGAGGCGTATGAGGCTGTGCGCGAAAAGGACAAACGATTACACAGGGCCTTGTGCAAATTACTTAAGGAAATGCTGCGATCTGACGACCCTTCTTCCGGTCTGGGGAAACCTGAACCACTAAAGCACAACCTCTCTGGCCTATGGTCTAAGCGGATATCACAGAAAGATCGTTTAATATATCGGTTCGACGAAAGGTCTATTTATATATTCGCTATTGGCGGTCACTACGATCAGCCCTGA
- the hrpA gene encoding ATP-dependent RNA helicase HrpA — protein sequence MPTNAVMTRDRHLIDQKQAQLTKRQKDGLPFDKMQSELNALIEKSETLYQARLSRLPNITYDESLPVAARADEIIKAIQDNQVIIIAGETGSGKTTQLPKMCLQAGRGIAGLIGHTQPRRIAARSVAERISDELQVNLGEQVGFQVRFSDESNAETLIKLMTDGILLAEIQQDKRLYKYDTIIIDEAHERSLNIDFLLGYLKQVLAARPDLKVIVTSATIDVERFSEHFENAPIIEVSGRTYPVEVRYQPLMSKSDSEELDEDQSMEQGVLDAVELLIAEERQSGYRGAGDILVFLPGEREIRETAEILRRAELRNTEVLPLYARLSASEQQRIFKSHSGRRIVLSTNVAETSLTVPGIRYVIDPGLARISRYSVRSKVQQLPIEKISQASANQRAGRCGRVADGICIRLYDEDDFNNRAEFTDPEIFRTNLASVILQMANLKLGAVEKFPFVEMPDKRMINDGYRALTELGALDKERLTPIGRQLARLPIDPKLGRILIAAEQHSVLKEVAIIVSALSIPDPRERPQDKKTQSDQAHAVDKDEDSDFAVFLNLWERFEEQRQALSQNQLRQYCRKQFLNFMRLREWRDIHRQIMIACKQLGFKEVHHEERHYEAIHRALLAGMFTQVANKMEDSKEMLGCRSRKLAIFPGSMLFKKPPQWIMAAELVETTKLYARVTARIDPAWIEEYAAPFVKRQYFDPHFERNQGRIMAHEQVSLYGLVIVAKRSIDYGHVNPEEAREIFIRSGLVEGELRTKQAFFRKNKALMESLETQEAKLRKRDILVDDETVFAFYNTRLPEHVRNLKSLEHFVKTAPDALLMTREDLINQDVSVDDHAFPDSFGLNGVALPIDYKFDPGQEADGATLKVPVGLLRQLSLEDLGWAVPGFIKERCEALLRALPKVLRRRFVPIPQFVDRVYPNLSKDKGDLLEQLSLQIKRETLIDIPLNEWNADKLDSHLTLNLEVVDERGKVLGVGKNLAQLQTQFSDLVEESFAKFGTKQHEQEGLTAWPEQGIPERQEIKQAGIKVTAFPALVAQGDHVSLKMFDDQNTALETHRKGVITLLKLTLSKEVRYLQKNLPHLKESMLIFSPLGQKEALLEDLLNAVLDKVFLDGRPLPRTKAEFEHCVLNHKPQLVSVANDMAGQLYRVLSSYQAVAKRMKGSIPLPWTRIYGDIKVQLEQLIYPGFIGNTPLFWLGQLPRYFKGIEVRLERFQNHLNKENAAVSELEGLWQTYIRQKKAHDEKALYDPELIKYRWMLEEYRISLFAQSVGTLEPISDKRLAKQWQEVKKLV from the coding sequence ATGCCGACAAATGCCGTAATGACGCGCGATCGTCATCTAATTGATCAAAAACAAGCACAGCTTACTAAGCGTCAAAAGGATGGTTTGCCTTTTGATAAGATGCAATCTGAATTGAACGCTTTGATTGAAAAGTCTGAGACCTTGTACCAAGCTCGTTTGTCTCGTCTGCCTAACATTACCTACGATGAGAGCTTGCCGGTTGCCGCTCGTGCTGACGAAATCATCAAGGCGATCCAAGACAACCAAGTCATTATTATCGCCGGTGAAACCGGATCGGGTAAAACCACTCAGTTGCCTAAGATGTGTTTGCAGGCAGGTCGTGGTATTGCGGGTCTGATCGGTCATACGCAACCTAGACGAATTGCCGCTCGCAGTGTGGCGGAACGTATCAGTGATGAGCTACAGGTTAACCTAGGTGAGCAAGTGGGTTTTCAGGTGCGTTTTAGCGACGAGAGCAACGCAGAAACCCTCATCAAACTGATGACCGATGGTATTTTGTTGGCGGAAATCCAACAAGATAAACGCCTTTATAAATACGACACTATTATTATCGATGAAGCCCATGAGCGCAGTCTTAACATTGATTTTCTGCTGGGCTATTTAAAACAAGTCTTGGCCGCGCGCCCTGACCTAAAAGTCATCGTCACCTCGGCGACCATTGATGTAGAACGTTTTTCCGAGCATTTTGAAAACGCGCCTATTATTGAAGTATCAGGTCGGACTTATCCGGTTGAAGTACGTTATCAGCCACTGATGAGCAAGTCTGACTCGGAAGAATTAGATGAAGACCAAAGCATGGAGCAAGGCGTGTTAGACGCGGTTGAGCTGTTGATCGCCGAAGAGCGTCAGTCTGGTTATCGTGGCGCGGGTGACATTCTGGTGTTCCTGCCGGGAGAGCGAGAAATCCGCGAAACCGCCGAAATTCTGCGTCGCGCTGAGCTGCGCAATACCGAAGTCTTGCCCTTGTATGCTCGATTGAGTGCCAGCGAGCAACAACGCATTTTCAAATCCCACTCTGGTCGTCGTATTGTGTTGTCCACCAACGTAGCGGAAACCTCGTTGACTGTGCCAGGGATCCGTTATGTGATTGACCCTGGTTTAGCACGCATTAGTCGCTACAGTGTGCGTTCTAAAGTCCAACAATTGCCGATTGAAAAGATCAGCCAAGCTAGTGCCAACCAAAGGGCAGGGCGATGTGGTCGTGTGGCGGATGGTATTTGTATTCGCTTGTATGACGAAGACGATTTTAATAATCGCGCTGAATTTACCGATCCAGAAATTTTCCGTACCAACTTGGCGTCGGTTATTTTGCAGATGGCGAATCTGAAACTGGGCGCTGTGGAAAAATTTCCTTTCGTGGAAATGCCAGATAAACGCATGATCAACGACGGTTATCGGGCGTTAACCGAGCTGGGTGCTTTGGACAAAGAGCGACTGACGCCGATTGGTCGTCAGCTGGCGAGGTTGCCTATCGATCCGAAATTAGGCCGCATTCTTATTGCCGCCGAGCAGCACAGTGTGCTTAAAGAAGTGGCGATCATTGTTAGCGCCTTGTCGATTCCCGATCCTCGCGAACGCCCACAAGATAAGAAAACCCAGTCCGACCAAGCCCACGCGGTCGATAAAGACGAAGATTCTGATTTTGCCGTGTTTTTGAATTTGTGGGAGCGTTTTGAAGAACAACGCCAAGCCTTATCGCAAAATCAATTACGCCAATATTGCCGTAAGCAATTTTTGAACTTTATGCGCCTGCGTGAATGGCGAGACATTCACCGCCAAATTATGATTGCCTGTAAGCAGCTTGGCTTTAAAGAAGTTCACCATGAAGAGCGCCATTATGAAGCGATTCACCGTGCTTTGTTGGCGGGTATGTTTACGCAAGTGGCCAATAAAATGGAAGACAGCAAAGAAATGCTGGGTTGTCGTTCGCGCAAATTGGCGATCTTCCCCGGCTCCATGTTGTTCAAAAAACCACCGCAATGGATCATGGCGGCAGAATTAGTCGAAACCACTAAATTGTATGCGCGAGTCACGGCTCGCATCGATCCGGCTTGGATAGAAGAATACGCTGCGCCCTTTGTGAAGCGCCAATACTTTGATCCGCATTTTGAGCGCAACCAAGGCCGCATCATGGCCCATGAACAAGTGTCGCTTTATGGCTTGGTTATCGTGGCGAAACGCAGTATTGATTACGGTCATGTGAACCCTGAAGAAGCGCGTGAAATCTTTATTCGCTCTGGGCTGGTGGAAGGCGAGTTGCGTACTAAGCAGGCCTTTTTCCGTAAGAACAAAGCCTTGATGGAGTCGTTAGAAACTCAAGAAGCCAAGTTACGAAAACGCGATATCTTAGTCGACGACGAAACCGTGTTTGCTTTTTACAACACCCGTTTGCCTGAGCATGTGCGCAATCTAAAAAGCTTAGAGCATTTTGTCAAAACCGCGCCTGATGCTCTGCTAATGACGCGTGAGGATTTGATTAATCAAGATGTCAGTGTCGACGATCATGCTTTCCCTGATTCCTTTGGTTTAAATGGCGTGGCCTTGCCGATTGATTATAAGTTTGACCCCGGCCAAGAAGCAGATGGTGCGACGCTTAAAGTGCCAGTTGGTTTATTGCGTCAGTTGAGCTTAGAGGATCTGGGCTGGGCCGTGCCCGGTTTTATCAAGGAGCGTTGCGAAGCCTTGCTGCGCGCTTTGCCCAAAGTATTACGTCGCCGCTTTGTGCCGATTCCGCAGTTTGTTGATCGCGTATACCCAAATTTGTCAAAAGACAAAGGGGATTTGCTGGAACAATTGAGTTTGCAGATTAAGCGCGAAACCTTGATCGATATTCCACTTAATGAATGGAACGCGGACAAACTCGATTCGCATTTGACGTTGAATTTAGAAGTAGTGGATGAGCGCGGCAAAGTACTTGGTGTGGGTAAAAACCTCGCGCAACTGCAAACGCAATTTAGCGACCTTGTAGAAGAAAGTTTTGCCAAGTTTGGTACTAAGCAGCATGAACAAGAAGGCTTAACGGCTTGGCCAGAGCAGGGCATTCCTGAGCGCCAAGAAATCAAACAAGCGGGCATCAAGGTCACGGCGTTTCCTGCGTTAGTCGCGCAAGGCGATCATGTGTCATTGAAGATGTTTGATGATCAAAATACCGCGCTGGAAACCCATCGCAAAGGCGTGATTACTTTGCTCAAGCTAACCTTGAGCAAAGAAGTGCGTTACTTGCAGAAAAATTTGCCGCACTTAAAAGAATCCATGTTGATTTTTTCGCCCTTGGGCCAGAAAGAAGCCTTGTTGGAAGATTTACTGAATGCCGTGCTAGATAAAGTTTTCTTAGATGGTCGGCCTTTGCCCCGCACCAAAGCGGAATTCGAGCATTGTGTGTTGAATCACAAACCACAATTGGTCAGCGTGGCGAACGACATGGCAGGCCAGTTGTATCGTGTGCTGTCCTCTTATCAAGCTGTGGCGAAGAGAATGAAAGGCAGCATTCCATTGCCTTGGACTCGTATTTACGGTGATATTAAAGTCCAACTGGAACAGCTGATCTATCCCGGCTTTATTGGTAACACGCCGTTGTTTTGGCTGGGACAATTGCCGCGTTATTTTAAAGGCATAGAAGTGCGCTTAGAGCGTTTTCAAAACCATTTGAACAAAGAAAACGCAGCAGTGTCTGAATTGGAAGGTCTTTGGCAGACCTATATTAGGCAGAAAAAAGCCCATGACGAAAAAGCCCTGTATGATCCAGAGTTGATCAAATATCGCTGGATGTTAGAAGAATATCGAATTTCATTGTTTGCTCAATCCGTTGGCACCTTAGAGCCAATTTCGGATAAACGTTTGGCCAAACAATGGCAAGAAGTTAAAAAATTGGTTTGA
- a CDS encoding type II toxin-antitoxin system Phd/YefM family antitoxin, which yields MDTISVNKFRDNLKSVVEQVINRHEPLKVTRRAGEAFVVMSADDWEQEQETLHVLQSKNLMLQIAASLETHTRGNGYQPTDEQMDEITGI from the coding sequence ATGGATACGATCAGTGTAAACAAATTCAGAGATAATCTGAAGAGCGTTGTAGAGCAAGTGATTAACAGACATGAGCCGCTCAAGGTAACCCGAAGAGCCGGAGAGGCTTTCGTGGTGATGAGCGCCGACGACTGGGAGCAAGAACAGGAAACGCTTCACGTTCTGCAAAGCAAGAACCTCATGCTGCAAATTGCCGCTTCTCTTGAAACACACACCCGTGGCAATGGCTATCAACCGACTGACGAGCAGATGGATGAGATCACTGGTATTTGA
- a CDS encoding vWA domain-containing protein: protein MKWLKVNTVLLVAVLSFWASFSQADTQFRVIVDASGSMLISDPDKLTSEALRLISSLAPEKKASLGIWLFGEKPRVLLPEDIINKANKAKLASYVDSYVTQDVGTDLEAIIRLLLETPDSGDLSPEVTRHWILVTDGMVDISLDDAVNKASRDRILNELTEKLEARGIHLHSISMTGYTDKALLESLSLRTNAIYTEVALPEDLLDAFERIFTQASPSDELPFDGNRFLVDDSIEELTLLVFHENNSTQPIILQPNDITLPLVNKQNVSVSVSDHYTLVTVLDPAAGEWQVNNVDIARSSVRVMTDLSAQATSIAPVIFENEAFSSAVGLFQSDSIIKDDAVLTLVDVTQTLRRLSGETEEAVFTQEMRRTSGQFEQQIEGIIEPGNYELVSVVDGQTFSRQLSQYFTVHPAIEFSGSHPGDNLVSFVAKPVNLKLNVLRSNIKLEFSYNNGTTKTEEMPLIGQGHWEKILPVSPNERMKVRAQLMAMTQAGLRFDYWTPYWHVYREGDNPPVVGQGEQMFADTLLAPVASSNDSVQAMSVAPSISVVDDAQDSPDVLAEANGADADESKVDKTENEADKLSAQEWTLYVILNVGAIFIIGAGVLLYRRMKKNKSIERDDLDDV from the coding sequence GTGAAGTGGTTGAAAGTAAATACTGTGTTGTTAGTGGCTGTTTTGTCCTTTTGGGCATCGTTTAGTCAAGCGGATACTCAATTTCGTGTCATTGTGGATGCCTCTGGCAGTATGCTGATCAGCGATCCTGATAAGCTGACGTCTGAGGCGCTGCGCCTTATTTCAAGCCTAGCGCCGGAAAAGAAAGCCTCTTTAGGGATTTGGTTGTTTGGTGAAAAACCGCGCGTACTCTTACCAGAAGACATCATTAATAAAGCCAATAAAGCCAAGCTCGCCAGTTATGTCGATAGCTATGTCACTCAAGATGTCGGAACCGATTTAGAAGCCATTATTAGGTTGTTATTAGAAACACCCGACTCAGGCGATTTGTCGCCTGAGGTGACGCGTCATTGGATTTTGGTGACGGATGGTATGGTGGATATCAGCCTAGACGACGCAGTGAATAAAGCCTCTCGTGATCGCATCCTGAATGAACTGACTGAAAAGCTCGAAGCGCGAGGCATCCATCTTCATAGTATTTCGATGACAGGCTACACAGACAAGGCCTTATTGGAATCACTCTCTCTAAGAACCAACGCGATTTATACCGAGGTAGCGCTACCAGAAGACCTTTTAGATGCCTTTGAACGCATCTTCACACAGGCCTCACCATCGGATGAATTACCGTTTGATGGCAATCGTTTTTTGGTCGATGACAGCATTGAAGAACTCACTTTGCTCGTATTTCATGAAAACAACAGTACACAGCCGATTATTTTGCAGCCCAATGACATCACATTGCCTTTGGTAAATAAGCAAAATGTCTCTGTATCGGTTTCTGATCATTATACCTTAGTCACAGTGCTGGACCCTGCGGCAGGAGAGTGGCAGGTGAATAATGTGGACATAGCGCGGAGCAGCGTGAGGGTGATGACGGATCTCAGCGCCCAGGCCACGAGCATTGCGCCGGTTATTTTCGAAAACGAAGCCTTTTCCTCTGCCGTCGGCTTGTTTCAAAGCGATAGCATTATTAAAGATGATGCAGTATTGACGTTGGTGGACGTAACGCAAACGTTAAGACGCTTGAGTGGCGAGACAGAAGAAGCGGTTTTTACGCAGGAGATGAGGCGCACCAGCGGTCAATTTGAACAGCAGATAGAAGGGATTATCGAACCGGGCAATTATGAATTAGTCAGCGTGGTTGACGGGCAAACTTTTTCTCGACAACTGAGTCAATATTTTACCGTGCATCCAGCGATTGAATTTTCCGGAAGTCACCCTGGTGACAATCTGGTCTCCTTCGTCGCCAAGCCAGTCAACTTAAAACTGAATGTGTTGCGTTCTAATATCAAGCTGGAATTTTCCTACAACAATGGCACGACGAAAACCGAAGAGATGCCATTAATAGGGCAAGGGCACTGGGAAAAAATCCTACCGGTCTCGCCCAACGAAAGAATGAAAGTCCGAGCGCAACTGATGGCGATGACACAAGCTGGGTTGCGCTTTGATTACTGGACACCTTACTGGCACGTTTATCGAGAAGGCGACAACCCACCTGTGGTTGGTCAAGGGGAGCAAATGTTTGCAGACACCTTGTTGGCGCCAGTAGCATCTTCTAACGATAGTGTGCAAGCAATGTCGGTTGCACCGAGCATTTCAGTTGTCGACGACGCTCAAGACAGCCCGGATGTTTTAGCGGAAGCGAATGGGGCAGACGCGGATGAGTCGAAGGTCGATAAGACTGAGAATGAAGCAGACAAACTGTCAGCACAAGAATGGACTCTCTATGTAATATTAAATGTAGGGGCTATTTTTATTATCGGTGCGGGTGTATTGCTGTATCGCCGCATGAAAAAAAACAAATCAATAGAGAGAGATGATCTAGACGATGTGTGA
- the cysK gene encoding cysteine synthase A, whose translation MSHQVFEDNSLTIGNTPLVRLNRIGNGNIWAKLESRNPAFSVKCRIGANMVWDAEKKGILTKGKSIVEASSGNTGIALCFVAASRGYPITITMPSSMSVERRQVMKALGATIVLTEPAKGMKGAIAKAEEIAQDENVVLLQQFDNPANPEIHEKTTGPEIWQDTNGEIDVLVSGVGTGGTITGVSRYIKNTQGKAIISVAVEPTNSPVITQTLNGETPTPTPHKIQGIGAGFIPKNLDLSIVDRVEQVTNEDAIAMAKRLMREEGILCGISCGAAVVAAERLSQLAEFKDKKIVVILPDSGERYLSTVLFEGEFTDNELVQ comes from the coding sequence ATGTCTCATCAAGTGTTCGAAGATAACTCTCTTACCATTGGCAATACGCCACTCGTACGTTTGAACCGTATCGGCAATGGTAATATTTGGGCCAAGCTCGAATCTCGTAATCCCGCTTTTTCAGTAAAATGCCGCATCGGCGCCAACATGGTGTGGGATGCCGAAAAGAAAGGCATTCTGACCAAGGGCAAATCCATTGTCGAAGCCTCCAGCGGTAACACGGGTATTGCCTTGTGTTTCGTGGCCGCTTCTCGTGGTTATCCGATTACCATTACTATGCCATCCAGCATGAGTGTAGAACGTCGCCAAGTGATGAAAGCCCTTGGCGCGACTATCGTGCTAACGGAACCCGCAAAAGGCATGAAAGGCGCGATTGCCAAAGCCGAAGAAATTGCCCAAGACGAGAACGTCGTCTTGCTGCAACAATTCGACAACCCAGCAAACCCAGAAATTCATGAAAAAACCACCGGCCCAGAAATTTGGCAAGACACCAATGGCGAAATCGATGTGCTCGTCTCGGGCGTCGGCACTGGTGGCACCATTACAGGCGTAAGCCGTTATATTAAAAACACTCAAGGTAAAGCCATTATCAGTGTGGCCGTTGAGCCAACCAACTCGCCGGTTATTACGCAAACCTTGAATGGCGAAACACCCACTCCAACGCCACATAAAATCCAAGGCATTGGCGCGGGCTTTATACCCAAAAACCTAGACCTTTCTATAGTGGATCGCGTTGAACAAGTCACCAATGAAGACGCCATCGCCATGGCGAAACGCCTAATGCGCGAAGAAGGCATCTTGTGTGGTATTTCGTGTGGTGCCGCCGTGGTTGCGGCAGAACGTTTGAGCCAGCTTGCAGAGTTTAAAGACAAGAAAATCGTCGTGATATTGCCAGACTCTGGCGAACGCTACTTGTCTACTGTCTTGTTCGAAGGTGAATTCACCGACAACGAACTGGTTCAGTAA
- a CDS encoding class II glutamine amidotransferase, whose translation MCELLGMSANVPTDICFSFSGLRARGGRTGPHKDGWGMAMYRDGDVWAIHDPRPSADSDMAEVISNTSLKCDIVISHIRQANVGAVCLLNTHPFSRLLWGKTWTYAHNGQLDAADSLPISFHHPLGSTDSERAFCWIIEQLQARFGEHEPALNELSSKLAELALQLKSMGVFNMMLSDGVRLYCFCTTKLHWITRRAPFKKATLSDEDVIVDFKEVTTDKDVVTVIATQPLTHDETWQQMTEGELCVFEGGEVVSQIKVSNLTAAL comes from the coding sequence ATGTGTGAGTTATTAGGCATGAGCGCCAATGTGCCAACGGATATATGCTTTAGTTTTTCGGGTTTGCGTGCCCGTGGCGGACGCACTGGTCCTCATAAAGACGGCTGGGGCATGGCCATGTACCGTGATGGTGACGTATGGGCGATTCATGACCCAAGGCCAAGCGCCGATTCGGATATGGCCGAAGTCATCAGCAACACCTCATTAAAGTGCGACATCGTGATCAGCCATATTCGACAAGCAAACGTCGGAGCCGTGTGTCTGTTAAATACCCATCCCTTTAGTCGACTACTGTGGGGTAAAACCTGGACCTACGCTCATAATGGACAATTAGACGCGGCGGATTCGTTACCTATTTCCTTTCACCACCCGTTAGGCAGTACCGACTCTGAACGGGCTTTTTGTTGGATCATCGAGCAGCTACAGGCGCGCTTCGGTGAGCATGAGCCAGCACTGAATGAACTGTCTTCCAAACTGGCCGAACTGGCCTTGCAATTAAAATCCATGGGCGTATTCAACATGATGCTCTCTGACGGTGTGCGCTTATACTGTTTTTGCACCACCAAACTACACTGGATTACCCGCCGTGCCCCTTTCAAAAAAGCCACCTTGTCTGATGAAGACGTGATAGTCGACTTCAAAGAAGTCACCACAGACAAAGACGTCGTCACCGTCATCGCCACCCAACCACTCACCCACGACGAAACTTGGCAACAAATGACAGAAGGCGAACTGTGCGTGTTTGAAGGTGGCGAAGTGGTCAGCCAGATTAAAGTGAGCAACTTAACAGCAGCCCTATAA
- a CDS encoding UPF0158 family protein: MTVTLDDIELAIEFASSGCGDCEAYLDTQSGTIYYIADAVEEPIPDDLHDSDQYLQIPEKREFDLGRSLAIRFTSEKIPEHLDTVYEMFRRQGAYSRLKDFLDSLGLLDAWHAYESLALREATIDWCKANNIQFSSGT, from the coding sequence ATGACAGTAACATTAGATGACATAGAATTGGCGATTGAGTTTGCTTCCTCTGGTTGCGGAGACTGTGAAGCTTATCTTGATACCCAAAGTGGTACTATTTATTACATTGCTGATGCGGTTGAAGAGCCAATACCAGATGATTTGCATGACAGCGATCAGTATTTGCAAATTCCGGAGAAACGCGAATTTGATCTAGGTAGGTCGCTGGCCATTCGTTTTACATCAGAGAAGATTCCAGAACACCTTGATACTGTCTATGAGATGTTTCGTCGGCAAGGCGCGTATTCGCGCTTAAAAGATTTTTTAGACTCGTTAGGGTTATTAGATGCTTGGCATGCCTACGAATCGTTAGCGTTAAGGGAAGCGACAATAGATTGGTGTAAGGCTAACAATATCCAGTTTAGCAGCGGCACGTAG
- a CDS encoding YcgL domain-containing protein — MKQQHLIVQVFRSAKHDGMYLYVEKSIGLKKVPEELMTRFGKGISAMTMLLTNESKLARATPEKVASEIREKGFYLQLPPAKEEYLLDLYKTPTQAVY, encoded by the coding sequence ATGAAACAGCAGCATTTAATCGTACAAGTGTTCCGTTCAGCTAAGCATGATGGTATGTACTTGTATGTGGAAAAAAGTATTGGTCTTAAAAAAGTGCCAGAAGAACTGATGACACGCTTTGGTAAAGGCATTAGTGCCATGACCATGTTATTGACCAACGAGAGCAAGTTAGCCCGCGCGACACCTGAAAAGGTCGCAAGTGAGATTCGGGAAAAAGGCTTTTATTTACAACTGCCGCCAGCAAAGGAAGAGTACTTGTTGGATCTGTATAAAACACCGACACAAGCGGTTTATTAA
- the rnd gene encoding ribonuclease D yields MNDQDDALNIVWVADNESLASWCDYWAQLPVIAVDTEFIRRSTYFPITGLLQVSEGDKAVLIDPLTIDEWQPLRDLIVNPSVMKVFHACSEDMDVFERLLGVLPTPFYDTQIGEAYASAQWSLSYVKLIHEYLQIEVAKDETRSDWIQRPLTDAQKRYAALDVVYLAKVYPMQIARLEAKNMLEWVIEDCESLKWQYRMNADPEQNWNAVKTAWRLSPAGLTLLRLLFIWRDEQAKKEDVPKGQILKDRTLWSLGKILPTHHKAISEAEEITGRQHRLYGEVILQKVALVNELSADEYQLPLEIPLPSKAGELTKAVKAFVRERAEALSIAPEAMMKRKLLDPLVRHLFDGTEIDWQNPALTGWRRDEIVDPVLETFKKP; encoded by the coding sequence ATGAATGATCAAGATGATGCGCTGAATATTGTGTGGGTAGCGGACAACGAATCGCTGGCGAGTTGGTGTGATTACTGGGCGCAATTGCCGGTGATTGCGGTTGACACTGAATTTATACGTCGCTCTACCTATTTTCCGATTACGGGCTTGCTTCAAGTGAGTGAAGGCGACAAAGCTGTGCTCATTGATCCATTAACGATTGATGAGTGGCAACCGCTTCGTGACTTAATTGTCAATCCATCGGTGATGAAGGTATTCCACGCTTGTTCCGAAGATATGGACGTTTTTGAGCGTTTGTTGGGCGTGTTGCCAACGCCATTTTATGACACGCAAATTGGTGAGGCGTACGCCAGTGCACAATGGTCTTTAAGTTATGTGAAGCTGATTCATGAGTATTTGCAGATTGAAGTGGCAAAAGACGAAACCCGTTCGGACTGGATTCAGCGCCCGTTAACCGATGCGCAGAAACGTTATGCGGCGCTAGACGTGGTGTATTTGGCAAAAGTCTACCCGATGCAAATTGCCCGTTTAGAAGCCAAAAACATGCTCGAATGGGTAATCGAAGACTGCGAGTCATTGAAGTGGCAATATCGGATGAATGCCGATCCAGAACAAAACTGGAATGCGGTCAAAACGGCTTGGCGTTTGTCTCCTGCGGGGTTAACGCTATTGCGCCTGCTGTTTATTTGGCGTGATGAGCAAGCTAAAAAAGAAGACGTTCCAAAAGGGCAGATTTTAAAAGATCGTACCTTATGGTCATTGGGTAAAATTCTACCGACTCACCATAAAGCGATTTCTGAGGCGGAAGAAATAACCGGCCGTCAGCACCGTTTGTATGGGGAAGTGATCTTGCAAAAGGTTGCCTTGGTTAATGAATTGTCAGCGGATGAATATCAGCTGCCTTTGGAGATTCCTTTGCCGTCTAAGGCGGGAGAATTAACCAAAGCGGTTAAGGCCTTTGTTCGAGAGCGCGCCGAAGCCTTGAGTATTGCCCCAGAAGCCATGATGAAGCGAAAACTGCTAGACCCTTTAGTGCGTCATTTATTTGATGGCACTGAGATAGATTGGCAGAACCCAGCGTTAACTGGCTGGCGCCGTGATGAAATAGTTGATCCGGTGTTGGAGACATTTAAAAAGCCCTAA
- a CDS encoding YcgN family cysteine cluster protein yields the protein MIAKRYEPFWKTTALEQMSPVEWESICDGCGKCCLQKLQDDETDAIYYTNLSCQQLNITSCQCKVYETRHAKVASCITLTPDQIEAFQWLPDTCSYRVLHETKDLPDWHPLVVGSDKEMLRQGLTVRHYAVDERNVDEDEWETHIIKWVHGMPEPYDLT from the coding sequence ATGATTGCTAAGCGTTACGAACCTTTTTGGAAAACCACCGCATTGGAGCAGATGTCGCCTGTTGAGTGGGAGTCTATTTGCGATGGTTGTGGGAAATGTTGCCTGCAAAAGTTGCAAGACGATGAAACGGACGCCATTTATTATACCAACCTTTCTTGTCAGCAGCTTAATATTACCAGTTGTCAGTGCAAGGTATACGAGACTCGCCACGCCAAAGTCGCCAGTTGTATTACCTTAACGCCAGACCAAATTGAAGCGTTTCAATGGTTGCCCGATACCTGCAGTTATCGTGTTTTGCATGAAACCAAAGACTTGCCTGATTGGCACCCTTTGGTGGTTGGAAGCGATAAGGAAATGCTGCGCCAAGGTTTAACGGTTCGACATTATGCCGTCGATGAGCGTAATGTTGACGAAGATGAATGGGAAACCCATATTATTAAGTGGGTGCATGGAATGCCGGAGCCGTATGATTTAACGTAA